One window of Xylocopa sonorina isolate GNS202 chromosome 9, iyXylSono1_principal, whole genome shotgun sequence genomic DNA carries:
- the Hyd gene encoding E3 ubiquitin-protein ligase hyd isoform X6, translating into MTTSIHFVVHPLPGTDDQLNDRLKEVAEKINRYGFVTLPAFSGLKVAVKQIVVGPTHIALLTEDHKICRVAFTVLSERLDLSKNEPNRNTNKNHVDNSNSAPNSGSSSGSGSRAGMSRSRARIMRGSSAIRGGGSSGGSGSGGRIGPPGVIMGGGSGSSSRPIASVPAPFVPEDLITQAQVVLQGKSRNLIIRELQRTNLDVNLAVNNLLSRDDEEGDDAEDAADTYVPEDLISLLDGGFSNEHSVIIDADSMFPEDMFGYTGIRNRGSSSRRIGNDREGERTSERDRERDSFSRWRDRQYCGPRRWLESALKDSWDKDSDNKKKELASQSPLWISEELEWWHERSSDLAPRFVQIASLYSELIAVSAGGQLYQWKWAEPEPYKHPENPNIHHPKAPWLAVITEKIVNISATAIRCSISTESGKVATWLDELVGHVASRLEHPAQTFTEFTLDKIVSLHTCALYTVAKLESGALYWWGVLPFAQRKKLWEKYKAKSRKHRSSTVSSNDISYGAHVCMKNSPIYHPGAIGFTIANGVPKVGQLLGAAWNLDATYRFKILPAGTHLPNANIEKRETNGNNGTGTINKTNHKETADRLDMPPPPSPASSTCSDTGSITTSHNRKKRVAPRNEESERKDEEEWQLKDVVFVEDVKTVPIGKVIKVDGCYVAVKFFSKDSKEKEIKEKDFSTSDFKDLTTEELIKLLADCRLLRKDEIQVIKSSMNPRAPDCFQRTPRRVNIVEGSNDSILSIATDGQGIHAIVKSGNKLSYVVYNLSTGRYVQDCYIPSDVSTFLGLQPQNINLTSAGENIECSMILRDGNNTIYPLAKDCADAIRDPNWLDLVPVMCIGASTIPIPNCSNSTNMKNQVAVIALAFDNLLLMPRILRCDYESVKQVFCNFEQDHKNNAAQIQSILTERCDGNRNILHACISICSPPSNKENDQDIERKLVSNTVDGPSAPIEEPIPTLSWPPEAFDNTSGEEDSLLSIGTASISMMNKSGVGITSNNTYIIDSVERRNNALLILKYMCESSVLAPHLKELLTAKDIQGQTPLMLAVSVRAYHAALILLDTIQRVGRDQKECSAMILPADANPDLSPLFVTCCNDTCSFTWTGTRHINQDIFECKTCGLTGSLCCCTECARVCHRGHDCRIKITSPTAYCDCWEKCKCRALIAGHQGARYELLCRLVVNTDLVTKINSRGESILLFLVQTVGRQLIEQRQCRSALRQRSTSASRKGPSSDGLDADVPDMPDHDLEPPRFSRKALERLLNDWPAVQCMIMSGVSVNGNDQLFGDQGQLCRQSGTALLDKFTHSLLVKCSAEMLDTLLTTLIRELQNETIPGRQEEANNVARRFVRSVARIFVIFTIEMAPNTTKRRSTCQALQPLMKCRKVFQALIKLAVEELCETADSLIAPVRLGVARPTAPFTLSSAMEVINGSEELFSIEPLIPHSGVSSQTLDATLQTQQGNNNITIARDVSAMDETEGGEEVPMDVDGDISEHEESGVSGTGVTGQPLGEIDSNGGGVGEEHAGDGESDTELDLLAEAETESDSDDNHSNQDAASAQRSVQTGATAGSDGGMGSILLFPEDESGESSQQEDDESEAGETDEQDNEDFQIGDEQLERRSGSSGHLLRNNLAPVSMQWAIRNRESSMRTTGLRVTGGSNLVFIDSASLRRTTATSAVAAAQEPIIMGTTTSCLARAFGIVIRQIADLLVMTQDYKTLAPSLPRLMEITYQDTLNLQMYLEGHLKPTWDWLLTVMDATEAQLRFGVSLTRSADPTHPEHPLNNASSLSGGNFSGLLNTAALSLTLQSNTGRNQRSGIATSSNISTPQASTRLTVGFAGVGESSRNNREREGGDVHLARREFLSYCLSLMRAHNAEHRDSLPVLDVSALRHVAYVFDALVYYMRSLSEPMTSRGDAQKESANYSSWNDQDENDNDEGEEYSSPVPTALETDSVDYPDLLQVPISGSGNNSNNIPKGRKHPFLQRSDSTLCLGCPPIDPFDTVMSEALPLADQPHLLQPHSRREDLFGIPRQPTSSVGPNQNPLEGLPTRLSLSARGADNRNTPTPTFSQIIQRPLLTTSDPRRSSVTVGDSTSAKHTEKAKSFNHASDNHTLVAEQIDRAPIIVSTNNQNDQAMGSTKINKDICKSNRSVIVRAGTVSESGLNKPGASEIMSASTEAPPNPPEEMDTSGTSHETPIVHETVDTNPVLSIGTNISHNILLGRWSLSLDLFARVFMEDVGLEAGSVVSELGGFSVKEAKFRRAMEKLKNAQQRDINLLKVERDRTQLLVQTMKELNTHYNLYNRRASNAPPLAVHRVKVTFMDEPGEGTGVTRSFYTAIAEALLANEKLPNLEAAQVGSKYAQYNVLQKLKRIDRDRDLRRQNPRSSGKCRETRRALSFEARVFHPSSSVEGSNNSGAGSSSSNSHPLPVSHPNNDHLTMHQQQLGDRLYPKVYALQPALAAKITGMLLELSPAQLLMLLASEDALRQKVEEAFELIRSHSQESAREALLDLDVFSLIARCGANKKKIDNSILDDTEDNAPLFYSPGKRGFYTPRQGRASYERLNAFRNVGRLIGLCLLQNELCPIFLNRHVLKYILGRPIRFHDLAFFDSVIYESLRQLVIDSETKDSNSLFSALDLTFSIDLCPEEGGGSIELIRNGRDIEVTASNVYDYVRKYAEVRMIKVQEKALHAMREGVFDVLPEGALDGLTSEDLRLLLNGVGDINVSVLISYTSFNDESGEPADRLAKFKRWLWSIVEKMSHSERQDLVYFWTGSPALPASEDGFQPMPSVTLRPADDHLPTANTCISRLYVPLYSSRHVLRHKLLLAIKTKNFGFV; encoded by the exons ATTGAAGGAGGTGGCAGAGAAGATAAACAGATATGGATTTGTAACATTACCAGCATTTAGCGGATTAAAAGTTGCAGTAAAACAGATTGTGGTTGGTCCAACGCATATTGCTCTTCTTACAGAAGACCATAAAATTTGcagagttgcatttacagtgTTATCAGAGAGATTGGATTTAAGTAAAAATGAACCAAATAGAaa CACAAATAAAAATCATGTCGACAATAGCAATTCAGCACCAAATAGTGGTAGTAGTAGTGGAAGCGGAAGCAGAGCGGGAATGTCCAGATCACGTGCAAGAATCATGCGTGGCAGTTCAGCAATTCGTGGGGGCGGAAGCAGTGGAGGTAGTGGCAGTGGAGGTAGGATAGGCCCTCCGGGTGTAATTATGGGTGGAGGAAGTGGTAGCAGTTCGCGCCCTATTGCGTCTGTACCTGCTCCATTTGTACCAGAAGATCTTATTACACAAGCTCAAGTGGTATTGCAAGGAAAAAGTCGCAATCTTATTATTAGAGAACTGCAG cgTACAAATTTAGATGTAAATTTAGCAGTAAATAATTTACTGTCACGTGACGATGAAGAAGGCGATGATGCCGAGGATGCAGCAGATACCTATGTTCCGGAAGATCTCATTTCATTACTAGATGGTGGATTTAGCAATGAACATTCTGTTATAATTGATGCAGATTCTATGTTTCCCGAAGACATGTTTGGGTACACAGGAATTAGGAa TCGCGGTAGTTCTTCTCGGAGAATAGGTAATGATAGAGAAGGTGAACGTACATCTGAACGGGATAGAGAACGAGACAGTTTTAGTAGATGGAGGGATCGTCAGTATTGTGGGCCAAGGCGTTGGCTAGAATCAGCACTTAAAGACTCTTGGGATAAAGATTCTG ATAATAAAAAGAAAGAGCTAGCTTCTCAAAGTCCATTGTGGATatctgaagaattggaatggtGGCATGAACGCAGTAGCGATCTCGCACCCCGTTTTGTGCAGATTGCTTCACTTTATAGCGAGTTAATCGCTGTTTCTGCTGGTGGTCAGCTATACCAGTGGAAATGGGCTGAACCTGAACCTTATAAACATCCAGag aaTCCAAATATACATCATCCAAAAGCTCCATGGTTGGCAGTAATAACAGAAAAGATAGTTAATATATCTGCAACAGCAATTCGATGTTCTATTAGTACAGAATCTGGTAAAGTAGCTACTTGGCTTGATGAACTCGTAGGACATGTCGCTTCTCGTCTTGAACATCCAGCTCAAACATTTACTGAATTTACATTGGATAAAATAGTGTCTCTTCATACCTGTGCTTTATATACCGTCGCTAAACTTGAAAGTGGTGCATTATACTGGTG GGGTGTGTTACCTTTTGCACAACGTAAGAAATTATGGGAAAAGTACAAGGCTAAGTCGCGCAAACACAGATCATCCACAGtatcatcaaatgatattagtTATGGTGCCCATGTTTGTATGAAAAATAGTCCTATATATCATCCTGGAGCAATAG gATTCACAATTGCCAATGGAGTTCCAAAAGTAGGTCAATTATTAGGAGCAGCATGGAATTTGGATGCCACTTATAGATTTAAAATATTACCAGCTGGAACTCACTTGCCCAATGCTAACATAGAGAAGCGGGAAACGAATGGAAATAATGGGACGGGTACAATTAATAAGACAAATCATAAAGAAACTGCTGATCGGCTTGACATGCCTCCACCACCGTCACCAGCTTCGAGCACGTGTAGCGATACCGGTAGCATTACGACAAGTCATA ACAGAAAAAAGCGTGTTGCGCCCCGAAATGAAGAATCAGAACGAAAAGATGAAGAAGAATGGCAGTTAAAGGATGTTGTTTTTGTAGAAGATGTTAAAACAGTTCCCATAG GTAAAGTTATAAAAGTTGATGGTTGTTACGTTGCTGTAAAATTCTTTTCGAAAGATTCAAAAGAGAAAGAGATTAAGGAAAAGGACTTTAGTACATCAGATTTCAAGGACTTAACAACAGAAGAGCTGATAAAATTATTAGCTGACTGTAGATTGCTAAGAAAGGACGAGATACAG GTAATAAAATCATCTATGAATCCAAGAGCTCCAGATTGTTTCCAACGAACACCCAGAAGAGTGAATATCGTTGAAGGATCAAATGATAGCATTTTAAGTATTGCTACTGACGGGCAAG GGATCCACGCAATAGTAAAAAGTGGAAATAAGTTAAGTTATGTGGTGTATAATTTAAGTACCGGAAGATATGTACAAGATTGTTATATTCCATCTGATGTATCAACGTTTTTGGGTTTACAACCTCAGAATATCAATCTAACAAGCGCGGGAGAA AACATTGAGTGCTCCATGATACTTAGAGATGGAAATAATACAATTTATCCATTGGCAAAAGATTGCGCCGATGCTATTCGTGATCCAAATTGGTTAGATTTAGTTCCGGTAATGTGTATTGGTGCTTCAACTATTCCCATACCAAATTGCTCAAATTCAACCAATATGAAAAATCAGGTTGCCGTTATCGCACTAGCATTTGACAACCTTCTGTTAATGCCGCGTATATTAAGATGCGATTATGAAAGTGTTAAGCAAGTGTTCTGCAATTTCGAACAAGACCACA AAAATAATGCAGCACAAATTCAATCGATATTAACGGAACGTTGTGATGGTAACCGAAATATTTTGCATGCTTGCATTAGTATATGCTCGCCACCTTCGAATAAAGAAAATGATCAAG ACATTGAACGTAAATTAGTTTCAAATACTGTTGATGGTCCGTCTGCACCTATCGAAGAACCAATTCCAACCCTAAGTTGGCCACCTGAAGCATTTGATAATACATCAGGAGAAGAAGATAGTTTACTTAGTATTGGTACTGCTAGTATATCCATGATGAACAAATCAG GTGTTGGGATAACATCAAATAATACTTACATCATAGATTCTGTTGAAAGAAGAAATAATGCGCTGcttatattaaaatatatgtGTGAAAGCAGCGTGTTAGCACCTCACCTGAAGGAGTTACTTACAGCAAA AGACATTCAAGGTCAAACTCCATTGATGCTTGCTGTTTCGGTACGAGCATATCATGCGGCTCTTATTCTATTAGATACCATTCAAAGGGTTGGAAGAGACCAGAAGGAATGTTCAGCTATGATACTTCCTGCAGATGCTAATCCAGATTTATCACCGTTATTCGTTACATGCTGTAACGACACTTGCAGCTTCACTTGGACCGGAACGCGGCACATCAACCAAGACATATTTGAATGTAAAACTTGCGGTTTAACTGGATCGTTGTGCTGTTGTACAGAATGCGCGCGAGTATGCCACAGAGGGCACGATTGCAGAATAAAAATAACTTCTCCAACGGCTTATTGCGATTGCTGGGAAAAGTGCAAGTGTCGTGCGCTTATTGCGGGCCATCAAGGTGCTCGTTACGAACTTCTTTGTCGTCTCGTAGTGAATACAGATCTGGTTACAAAGATAAACTCACG AGGGGAGAGCATATTGCTGTTTTTAGTTCAGACGGTAGGCAGGCAATTGATAGAACAACGACAATGCCGTTCGGCATTACGACAACGCTCAACATCGGCAAGTCGTAAAGGACCTTCATCTGATG GTTTGGATGCTGATGTACCAGATATGCCAGATCACGATTTAGAACCTCCTCGTTTTAGTCGAAAAGCTCTAGAAAGATTACTGAACGACTGGCCAGCAGTTCAGTGCATGATCATGTCGGGAGTTTCCGTGAATGGAAACGATCAACTGTTCGGAGATCAAGGGCAATTGTGTCGGCAAAGTGGCACTGCTTTACTTGATAAATTTACTCATTCATTGTTAGTTAAATGCAGCGCAGAG ATGCTAGATACTCTTCTTACAACTTTAATACGAGAATTACAAAATGAGACCATACCTGGGCGGCAGGAAGAAGCAAACAATGTTGCACGTCGATTTGTTCGATCTGTAGCACGAATATTTGTGATCTTCACTATAGAAATGGCACCGAATACAACAAAACGCAGAAG CACTTGCCAAGCGCTGCAACCTTTGATGAAATGTCGTAAAGTTTTCCAAGCTTTGATTAAACTAGCTGTCGAAGAATTATGTGAAACTGCCGATTCGTTGATAGCACCTGTGAGATTAGGCGTTGCTCGACCaacagcaccatttacattgAGTTCAGCGATGGAAGTAATTAATGGTTCAGAGGAGTTGTTCTCTATAGAACCATTAATACCTCATAGCGGTGTGAGCTCTCAAACTCTGGATGCTACTCTGCAAACGCAACAAGGGAATAATAATATAACTATTGCCAGAGATGTCTCTGCAATGGATGAAACAGAAGGTGGTGAAG AAGTTCCTATGGACGTAGATGGCGACATAAGCGAACATGAAGAATCGGGTGTTTCTGGAACCGGGGTCACAGGTCAACCATTAGGCGAGATTGATAGCAATGGCGGtggcgtaggcgaggaacatgCAGGGGATGGAGAATCCGATACAGAGCTTGATCTGTTGGCGGAAGCGGAAACGGAGTCGGACTCGGATGATAATCATAGTAATCAAGATGCAGCGTCTGCGCAACGCAGCGTACAAACTGGTGCTACAGCAGGATCTGACGGTGGTATGGGATCCATTTTGTTGTTCCCGGAGGATGAATCTGGAGAATCAAGTCAGCAGGAGGATGACGAAAGTGAGGCGGGAGAAACCGATGAGCAAGATAACGAAGATTTTCAGATTGGCGATGAACAATTGGAACGCCGAAG TGGTTCATCTGGCCATTTACTCCGTAATAATCTCGCGCCCGTTTCTATGCAATGGGCAATACGTAATCGCGAGTCAAGTATGCGTACAACTGGGTTACGGGTAACAGGTGGCAGTAATCTGGTTTTTATTGACTCTGCATCTTTAAGACGCACCACTGCAACGTCCGCTGTTGCAGCTGCACAAGAACCTATAATTATGGGTACTACTACCAGTTGTTTGGCACGCGCATTCGGTATTGTTATTCGACAGATAGCCGATCTTTTAGTTATGACACaagattataaaacattagctcCTTCCTTACCGCGATTGATGGAGATCACTTATCAAGACACGCTCAATCTGCAG aTGTATCTTGAAGGACATTTGAAACCCACATGGGATTGGTTGCTTACGGTAATGGATGCCACAGAGGCACAGTTAAGGTTTGGTGTATCTTTAACGCGTAGCGCAGATCCTACTCATCCAGAACATCCGTTAAACAATGCTTCATCGTTGTCTGGAGGCAATTTCTCTGGATTGTTGAACACAGCAGCTCTATCGTTGACGTTACAATCTAATACAGGTCGGAATCAACGCAGTGGTATCGCTACGAGCTCCAATATCTCCACACCACAAGCTTCTACAAGACTCACCGTTGGTTTTGCAGGCGTTGGCGAATCTTCGAGAAATAATAGAGAACGGGAAG GCGGCGATGTACACTTGGCGAGACGTGAATTTTTATCCTATTGCCTATCCTTAATGCGTGCTCATAATGCCGAGCACAGGGACAGCTTGCCGGTGTTAGATGTTTCTGCTTTAAGGCACGTGGCATACGTTTTCGATGCACTAGTATATTATATGCGTTCGTTATCGGAACCTATGACGTCACGAGGTGATGCACAAAAAGAATCAGCCAACTATTCGAGCTGGAATGACCAG GATGAAAATGATAACGACGAAGGGGAAGAATATAGCTCTCCGGTTCCCACCGCTCTGGAGACGGACTCTGTCGATTATCCTGATTTACTTCAGGTTCCCATTTCTGGATCGGGGAATAACAGTAACAACATACCAAAAGGAAGAAAGCATCCATTCTTGCAAAGATCAGACTCTACTCTGTGCCTTGGTTGCCCTCCTATTGATCCATTCGATACTGTCATGAGCGAAGCATTGCCGTTAGCAGATCAACCACATTTATTGCAACCCCATTCAAGACGGGAAGATCTTTTCGGTATCCCAAGACAACCAACATCAAGTGTAGGTCCTAATCAGAATCCATTAGAGGGGCTGCCCACGAGACTTAGTCTTTCTGCGCGTGGTGCAGACAATCGGAATACTCCCACACCGACGTTCAGTCAAATTATTCAAAGACCTCTATTAACAACGTCAGATCCGAGACGTAGTTCTGTAACAGTTGGAGATTCAACGTCTGCGAAGCATACG GAGAAGGCAAAGTCGTTTAACCATGCAAGCGATAATCATACGCTTGTTGCGGAGCAAATTGATCGAGCTCCAATAATTGTTTCCACCAACAATCAAAATGATCAGGCAATGGGAAGTACCAAAATTAATAAGGATATATGCAAATCAAATAGAAGCGTTATTGTTAGAGCTGGAACTGTATCG GAATCGGGATTAAATAAACCTGGCGCATCAGAAATTATGTCTGCATCAACTGAGGCGCCGCCAAATCCACCAGAGGAAATGGATACGTCGGGTACGAGCCACGAAACGCCAATAGTGCATGAAACAGTTGATACAAATCCAGTTTTATCTATTGGAACGaatatatcgcataacattttgtTGGGCCGTTGGAGCTTGTCGCTTGATCTGTTTGCACGAGTTTTCATGGAAGATGTTGGGCTAGAAGCCGGCTCTGTTGTATCCGAATTAGGAGGTTTTTCGGTGAAAGAAGCGAAATTCCGTAGAGCTATGGAGAAGCTTAAGAATGCGCAACAGAGAGACATTAATTTGTTAAAA GTTGAACGAGACAGAACGCAGCTGTTAGTGCAAACGATGAAGGAATTGAATACACACTACAATTTATACAATAGGCGTGCCTCTAATGCACCTCCATTAGCAGTGCATCGGGTTAAAGTAACTTTTATGGATGAACCTGGTGAAGGTACTGGCGTTACTAGAAGCTTTTACACTGCAATTGCAGAG GCATTGCTTGCAAATGAGAAACTACCTAATCTGGAAGCAGCACAAGTGGGATCAAAATATGCACAGTATAACGTTCTTCAAAAATTGAAAAGGATTGACCGTGATCGTGATTTAAGGCGACAA AATCCTAGATCTTCTGGAAAGTGTAGAGAAACGCGCAGAGCATTGTCTTTTGAAGCTCGTGTTTTTCATCCATCCAGTTCTGTCGAAGGAAGCAATAACTCTGGGGCCGGTAGTTCGTCATCCAATTCCCATCCGTTACCTGTTAGTCACCCAAATAATGATCACTTGACCATGCATCAACAACAACTCGGAGACAGGCTATATCCAAAA GTTTACGCATTGCAACCCGCATTAGCTGCTAAAATAACTGGTATGCTGTTAGAGCTGTCCCCTGCACAGTTGTTGATGTTACTAGCTTCAGAAGACGCTCTGCGGCAGAAAGTagaggaagcatttgaattaaTCCGTAGTCATAGTCAGGAGTCGGCAAGGGAAGCGCTGTTGGATCTCGATGTATTCAGTTTAATTGCACGTTGCGGTGCGAATAAGAAAAAAATCGATAATAGTATTTTAGATGACACCGAAGAtaacgcacctctcttctattctCCGGGAAAAAGAGGTTTTTACACTCCACGACAGGGGAGAGCCAGTTACGAACGTTTAAACGCGTTCAGAAATGTCGGCAG ACTTATAGGACTATGTCTCTTACAAAACGAGTTGTGCCCAATATTTTTGAATCGTCACGTGCTGAAATATATTTTGGGAAGACCAATCCGTTTCCATGATCTTGCATTTTTCGATTCTGTAATTTATGAAAGCCTAAGACAACTTGTTATCGATTCCGAAACCAAGGATAGTAATAGCTTGTTTTCTGCTCTGGACCTTACGTTTAG TATTGATTTGTGTCCTGAGGAAGGTGGGGGATCGATTGAACTTATTCGCAATGGACGTGATATAGAGGTGACTGCAAGTAACGTTTATGATTATGTACGAAAGTATGCCGAAGTACGTATGATCAAGGTACAAGAGAAAGCTTTGCATGCCATGAGAGAAGGAGTGTTCGACGTGCTACCGGAAGGGGCACTCGATGGTTTAACATCCGAAGACTTGAGACTGCTCTTAAATGGAGTCGGTGATATTAATGTTTCCGTTCTGATATCCTATACTTCGTTCAACGACGAATCAGGGGAGCCCGCTGATAGATTAGCTAAGTTCAAGCGATGGTTGTGGTCTATCGTTGAGAAAATGTCACATTCAGAACGGCAGGACTTG GTATACTTTTGGACGGGATCCCCAGCATTACCTGCAAGCGAGGATGGTTTTCAACCAATGCCGAGTGTTACATTACGACCAGCAGATGATCATCTACCAACTGCAAATACATGTATTTCCCGACTATATGTTCCATTGTACAGCTCTCGTCACGTATTAAGACATAAACTACTACTTGCTATTAAGACAAAGAACTTCGGATTTGTATGA